From Sporosarcina sp. Marseille-Q4943, the proteins below share one genomic window:
- a CDS encoding AAA family ATPase, which yields MKIRKIVIYGFGKHENKTIDFSDGINVIYGHNEAGKTTIQQFIVQTLFGFPQKNSAQLRYEPKAGGKFGGQVHLQDEVHGYCIIERVQGKSAGDVTVCFEDGTQGGEEAVAALVRQYDRASFESVFSFSLLQLQGFERMDETELSRTLLSSGTTGVDTLLRVEKKMEKELGDLFKKTGRNPEMNVRATELKEMEKELKSEQERMAAYAPKMNRIHEIEREWDEAKRAYDSLREQHRALELELQLLPLKERKRKLASRLEEVRTSSFPSDGIRRFEVISGRLTEMVAKKRGLEAEIAAMEQKMPDSPRPEMLSEIERMLAREPEWHDWRSTLGSIRDSKAQLNVKRLRLLDRLGLDKSEALLRADVSIHQEEHLYEQLQQLDEMGRQIGYMDRQLSQLENELRDIRNEQLSLQKFSPTEMERKQAEEWPSIRSRLAEAKAYVQMSRSNQGNGNQQMLLILLVVAALMSIVGLISDQWIVVGLGACLAVIAAILKFGKRSGQPTKKDAEMERFVDAYEGQAATMEAFIMKVQDYEQRQSRLTEAAETIERKMGVLEEEYGAIVQGKERLEFSLNSFFLAYGLRKIPNSGILHEFFGMARSLQEIERELEDIERQSVTIQDNIHLRQAEVERLISIDVPESSIYDTLRSEYISLKEKMQLFNTLSHRIEEYQTQKQEAEELATSLRSQQLELFAEAGVETEEQYYKAYAAYQETLTLTHQIEDVESQLAALGSVEDQIGRSENQLREDVHQVGTELARLEEQMGSLVKEKTSLEVETEKLLTDDSYQRKQQMFEMKKAEFAELAKQWSVRQAIVEAITGMMEELKEKRLPEVLSRAEKIFSELTGGTYMSLALSENGYFQAIARNGQHYPIIELSQATKEQAYIALRLSLAAAKEETAPFPLLLDDPFVHFDETRFSRMTAILERLSAKHQFIYFTCHDKIVEYWTNATIINVSDIGSAKGAMTR from the coding sequence GTGAAAATACGAAAAATAGTCATTTACGGCTTCGGGAAGCATGAAAACAAGACGATCGATTTCAGTGACGGCATAAATGTAATCTACGGTCATAACGAAGCGGGAAAGACGACGATCCAGCAATTCATCGTGCAAACACTTTTCGGTTTCCCGCAAAAGAATAGTGCACAGCTTCGATACGAACCGAAAGCGGGCGGCAAATTCGGCGGCCAAGTCCATTTGCAAGACGAAGTCCATGGCTACTGCATCATCGAACGGGTGCAAGGAAAATCAGCAGGGGATGTCACTGTCTGTTTCGAAGATGGCACGCAAGGAGGAGAAGAAGCTGTAGCAGCATTAGTGAGGCAATACGACCGTGCTTCGTTTGAATCGGTTTTCTCGTTTTCGCTTCTTCAATTGCAAGGCTTTGAGCGGATGGATGAGACCGAATTGAGCCGGACGCTCCTCTCGTCAGGCACAACCGGCGTCGACACATTATTACGTGTTGAAAAGAAGATGGAGAAGGAATTGGGGGATTTGTTCAAAAAAACCGGTCGGAATCCCGAAATGAATGTTAGGGCAACCGAGTTGAAGGAAATGGAGAAAGAGCTGAAAAGCGAACAGGAGCGAATGGCGGCATACGCTCCGAAAATGAACAGGATCCACGAAATCGAAAGGGAATGGGACGAAGCTAAACGAGCGTATGATTCATTGCGGGAGCAACATCGAGCTCTCGAACTGGAGCTGCAATTATTGCCGTTGAAGGAGAGGAAACGAAAACTCGCAAGTAGACTGGAAGAAGTGAGGACGTCTTCTTTTCCGTCTGACGGCATCCGCCGTTTTGAAGTGATAAGCGGCAGATTGACTGAGATGGTAGCGAAGAAGCGAGGTTTGGAAGCAGAAATCGCGGCGATGGAACAGAAGATGCCCGATTCTCCGCGTCCTGAAATGCTGTCAGAAATCGAGAGAATGCTTGCACGCGAGCCGGAATGGCATGATTGGCGGTCGACACTCGGCTCAATCCGCGATAGTAAGGCTCAGTTGAATGTGAAGCGGTTGCGGTTGCTAGATCGTTTAGGCTTGGATAAGTCGGAAGCGTTGTTGCGTGCGGACGTTTCCATCCATCAGGAAGAGCATCTATATGAACAACTGCAACAGTTGGATGAAATGGGTCGACAAATCGGGTATATGGATCGACAGCTTTCCCAATTGGAGAATGAACTGCGGGATATCCGAAACGAGCAGCTTTCATTGCAAAAGTTTTCCCCGACAGAAATGGAAAGGAAGCAAGCGGAGGAGTGGCCGTCCATTAGAAGCAGATTGGCCGAAGCGAAAGCGTATGTGCAAATGAGCCGGTCGAATCAGGGTAACGGAAACCAACAAATGCTTCTGATTCTCCTAGTCGTGGCGGCACTCATGTCCATAGTAGGATTGATTAGTGACCAATGGATCGTCGTCGGGCTTGGCGCGTGCCTTGCGGTCATTGCCGCAATTTTGAAATTCGGGAAACGGAGCGGTCAGCCGACAAAGAAAGATGCTGAAATGGAGCGGTTCGTCGACGCCTATGAAGGACAGGCAGCGACGATGGAAGCTTTCATTATGAAAGTGCAAGACTATGAACAGAGACAAAGCCGGCTAACCGAGGCGGCCGAGACAATCGAACGGAAAATGGGCGTATTGGAAGAAGAGTATGGGGCGATCGTGCAGGGGAAGGAACGTCTAGAATTTTCATTAAACAGCTTCTTTCTTGCGTACGGCCTTCGGAAAATACCGAACTCCGGCATCCTTCATGAGTTTTTCGGCATGGCACGCTCGCTGCAGGAGATTGAACGCGAGCTTGAAGACATTGAACGTCAATCGGTAACGATTCAAGATAATATCCACTTGAGGCAAGCAGAAGTGGAGAGGCTTATCTCGATTGACGTGCCGGAATCATCCATTTATGACACATTGCGATCGGAATACATCTCTTTGAAAGAGAAGATGCAATTATTTAACACGTTGAGTCATAGGATTGAAGAGTACCAAACGCAGAAGCAAGAAGCGGAAGAGCTGGCAACATCCTTGCGCAGCCAACAACTCGAGCTGTTCGCTGAAGCCGGAGTGGAGACGGAAGAACAGTATTACAAAGCGTATGCGGCATACCAGGAAACGCTGACGTTGACGCATCAAATCGAAGATGTCGAATCCCAGTTGGCTGCGCTTGGCTCTGTAGAGGACCAGATTGGACGCTCGGAAAACCAGCTCCGGGAAGATGTCCACCAAGTCGGCACGGAACTTGCCCGACTGGAAGAACAGATGGGGTCGCTCGTGAAGGAGAAGACCTCATTGGAAGTGGAAACGGAGAAGTTGTTGACGGATGACTCCTATCAGCGGAAGCAGCAGATGTTTGAAATGAAAAAGGCTGAGTTTGCCGAGCTCGCGAAACAGTGGTCAGTCCGCCAAGCAATCGTAGAAGCGATCACAGGCATGATGGAAGAGTTAAAGGAGAAAAGGCTGCCCGAAGTGCTGAGCAGGGCCGAGAAAATATTCAGTGAACTGACAGGCGGGACGTATATGTCACTCGCATTATCGGAAAATGGTTACTTCCAGGCCATTGCCCGTAACGGACAACATTATCCGATCATTGAGCTAAGCCAGGCGACGAAGGAACAGGCGTATATTGCCTTACGACTGTCGCTGGCAGCCGCAAAAGAGGAGACAGCTCCTTTTCCGTTGTTGTTGGATGATCCTTTTGTCCACTTTGATGAAACGAGATTTTCACGAATGACGGCAATATTGGAGCGGCTAAGTGCGAAGCACCAGTTCATCTACTTCACATGTCATGATAAGATAGTAGAATACTGGACAAATGCAACGATTATTAACGTTTCCGACATTGGAAGCGCCAAGGGGGCGATGACGCGATGA
- a CDS encoding enoyl-CoA hydratase gives MYSTIELKVEGRLARLTMNRPDSMNAMDDTMMKELADAFESLSSNDEVQVLIINGAGRTFSAGGDIKKMIDPDSPMDIGKVMVDVSRLAKALYELPQITIAAVQGAAAGLGFSLALGCDVIIAEENSKLAMNFIGVGLVPDGAGHFFLKERIGVPQAKQLIWSGEVMKAEAAKEKGLIDQIVPDGSVSQASDSLAQKFLSAPISAMLASKKILHEQKIAELENVLRMESEQQVAMRKTKDHLEGINAFVEKRRPAFVGK, from the coding sequence ATGTATTCTACGATTGAACTGAAGGTGGAGGGACGGCTAGCACGGCTGACAATGAATAGGCCGGATTCCATGAATGCAATGGACGACACGATGATGAAGGAATTGGCAGATGCCTTTGAATCTCTTTCATCCAATGATGAAGTGCAAGTGTTGATCATTAATGGGGCAGGCCGCACATTCTCGGCGGGCGGAGATATAAAGAAAATGATTGACCCGGATTCTCCAATGGATATCGGGAAAGTGATGGTCGATGTGTCGCGACTTGCAAAAGCGTTATACGAATTGCCTCAAATAACTATCGCTGCAGTACAAGGAGCAGCTGCAGGACTCGGTTTTAGCTTGGCGCTCGGCTGCGATGTGATTATCGCAGAGGAAAACAGTAAGCTTGCAATGAACTTCATCGGTGTTGGGCTTGTGCCGGACGGTGCCGGCCATTTCTTCTTGAAAGAACGGATCGGGGTGCCACAAGCGAAGCAACTCATCTGGTCAGGAGAAGTAATGAAAGCGGAAGCCGCCAAAGAGAAGGGTCTCATCGACCAAATCGTTCCGGATGGAAGCGTCAGCCAAGCATCGGATTCGCTTGCCCAAAAGTTTTTGTCGGCTCCAATCTCAGCAATGCTTGCTTCCAAAAAGATTTTACATGAGCAAAAGATTGCTGAACTGGAAAACGTATTACGGATGGAAAGTGAACAGCAAGTTGCCATGCGCAAAACTAAAGATCATTTGGAAGGCATCAATGCATTCGTAGAAAAACGAAGACCTGCATTTGTAGGTAAATGA
- a CDS encoding STAS domain-containing protein: protein MTNAIKSELNRFIEENGESFEDELLIEASTVKEKINTILEVGNIDLINNAHKLVSYALESKLDELRQFAKVEGIAWATHSLTLSFKLEWVQAIRRTLWTFLQRYIDENKVEIDFFQFERQINSSIDQFLNAFFISYSAYKDELLKTQRDLVENLSVPIIPLTPTVCILPIIGSIDYYRARVMEEKVLKEIGRLHIQTLLMDLSGIADMEAEVIDQLKKIIDGAAMMGCMTAITGLRPDVVRSMVRLGVQFDRNTQTVGTLQQALSIYFTK from the coding sequence ATGACAAACGCAATCAAATCTGAATTGAATAGATTCATCGAGGAAAACGGGGAGAGTTTTGAAGATGAATTATTGATTGAGGCGTCAACTGTAAAAGAGAAGATTAATACAATCCTTGAAGTGGGCAACATTGACTTAATTAATAATGCACATAAACTTGTCAGTTATGCTTTGGAATCCAAATTGGATGAACTTCGGCAATTCGCCAAAGTGGAAGGGATTGCATGGGCGACCCATTCATTGACACTATCGTTCAAATTGGAGTGGGTGCAGGCGATCCGGAGGACACTTTGGACTTTCCTTCAACGATATATCGATGAAAACAAGGTGGAAATCGATTTCTTTCAGTTTGAGAGACAGATCAACAGCTCTATTGATCAATTCTTGAATGCGTTTTTCATTAGTTACTCCGCTTATAAGGATGAACTGTTGAAAACGCAAAGGGATTTGGTTGAAAACTTATCCGTGCCTATCATCCCGCTTACCCCGACTGTTTGCATCCTCCCTATTATCGGCTCAATCGATTATTATCGGGCGAGAGTGATGGAAGAGAAAGTGTTGAAGGAAATCGGTCGATTGCATATTCAAACATTGCTGATGGACCTATCAGGGATTGCGGATATGGAGGCTGAAGTGATTGATCAGTTAAAGAAGATCATTGACGGGGCAGCTATGATGGGATGTATGACTGCAATTACAGGATTGCGGCCGGATGTCGTCCGGAGCATGGTGCGACTCGGCGTACAATTCGACAGGAACACTCAAACGGTCGGTACGCTTCAGCAAGCATTGAGCATCTATTTCACGAAATAA
- a CDS encoding ABC transporter permease, with protein MREFWIIFKQAFSSKAKSKSFIITTAIMIVAIFLLANFSKIIDTVQNVTGTGDSQEVLQVVDESGIVVDRLQSQLAAGEYDITVEAASETEEVLADKVSSGEINSFLALSVDEQGTIHAEYTTMSMMDFSVPRRIQDALQSIQTELKAEELSLTGTQVQTLFTPIQFEQKNVSPSAKSEEELGQARVLVYVLMFVIYFAVILYSSMIAMDVATEKSSRVMEILISSVSPVKHMFAKVLGIGSLGILQIFIYGVVGFIAFKTSATEVPGGFSDFFSLQDVSLSTLVYAAVFFILGYFLYATLAALLGSLVSRTEDVQQMIMPMSLLIVVAFLIAMTGLGNPELGYVTYASYFPFFAPLVMFLRVGMLDLPMWEPLLAIAIMLLTIFILGWFGARVYRGGVLMYGPSRSLKDIKKAIQLGKE; from the coding sequence ATGCGTGAGTTTTGGATTATCTTTAAACAGGCATTTTCGTCGAAGGCAAAGTCCAAGTCTTTCATCATTACAACTGCAATCATGATCGTTGCGATCTTCCTGCTCGCGAATTTTTCAAAGATCATCGATACGGTACAAAACGTCACAGGAACAGGCGATTCACAAGAAGTCCTTCAAGTCGTGGATGAGAGTGGAATCGTCGTTGACAGGCTGCAATCTCAGCTAGCGGCTGGAGAGTACGATATCACTGTCGAAGCGGCCAGTGAAACGGAGGAGGTTCTTGCCGATAAAGTCTCGTCCGGTGAAATCAACTCATTTCTAGCTCTTTCGGTCGATGAACAAGGAACAATCCATGCGGAATATACGACGATGAGCATGATGGACTTTTCAGTGCCGCGGCGTATCCAGGATGCACTGCAATCAATCCAGACGGAATTGAAAGCGGAGGAGCTATCACTGACGGGTACGCAAGTGCAAACGTTGTTTACACCGATCCAGTTTGAGCAGAAAAATGTCTCGCCTTCCGCAAAATCGGAAGAGGAACTAGGCCAAGCAAGAGTCCTCGTCTATGTCCTCATGTTTGTCATCTATTTTGCAGTCATCTTGTATTCGAGCATGATTGCGATGGACGTGGCGACTGAAAAATCATCGAGAGTGATGGAAATCCTCATTTCGAGCGTCTCACCCGTGAAGCATATGTTTGCGAAGGTGTTGGGTATCGGGTCGCTAGGGATATTACAGATCTTCATTTATGGAGTTGTCGGCTTTATCGCCTTCAAAACGTCTGCTACGGAAGTGCCTGGCGGATTTTCAGATTTCTTCAGTTTGCAAGATGTAAGCCTCAGCACATTGGTATATGCGGCGGTATTCTTTATACTAGGCTACTTCCTCTATGCTACTCTTGCCGCTTTATTAGGTTCATTGGTCAGCAGGACGGAGGATGTCCAGCAAATGATTATGCCGATGTCCTTGCTGATTGTAGTGGCTTTCCTCATTGCCATGACAGGCTTGGGCAATCCAGAACTCGGCTATGTGACATACGCTTCGTACTTCCCATTCTTTGCTCCGCTCGTCATGTTTTTGCGGGTGGGAATGCTCGATTTACCTATGTGGGAACCGCTTTTGGCCATCGCCATTATGCTATTGACGATTTTCATCCTCGGCTGGTTTGGAGCGAGAGTTTACCGTGGCGGAGTTCTCATGTATGGACCTTCCCGTTCACTGAAAGACATCAAAAAAGCGATTCAATTAGGTAAAGAATGA
- a CDS encoding peptidylprolyl isomerase has product MKKTVLAMTMAASVLTLAACNNDQKAADDEIIATTKVGNITKEDLYEEMKDAIGIQVVENLLLQQALETEYKISDKELKEEIKKQKEAFGDNFDMYLQQQGITEKFFEKNVKSQMLQKKMIDSLKVSDEDVAKGVERAKTEVHARHIVVKDEKTANEVLSKLKDGGDFAELAKEYSTEPVAEQTGGDLGWFGPGKMVQEFEDAAYSLKKGEISEPVKTSFGYHIIELLDTRKTETEKTEEEITAEIEDGLKRVQFEEKLQELIKAADVDIKVDEFKKALDAYLPAKADTDKK; this is encoded by the coding sequence ATGAAAAAAACAGTCCTTGCAATGACGATGGCGGCTTCAGTTCTGACACTTGCAGCATGTAACAATGATCAAAAAGCGGCTGATGATGAAATTATCGCAACTACCAAAGTCGGAAATATTACAAAAGAAGATCTATATGAAGAGATGAAAGATGCAATTGGTATACAAGTAGTTGAAAATTTGCTTCTTCAACAAGCGTTGGAGACCGAATATAAGATTTCCGACAAGGAATTGAAAGAGGAAATCAAAAAGCAAAAAGAAGCTTTTGGTGATAATTTTGACATGTACCTCCAACAACAAGGTATCACTGAAAAATTCTTCGAGAAGAATGTAAAATCACAAATGCTTCAGAAGAAAATGATCGATTCACTAAAAGTGTCCGATGAGGATGTCGCAAAAGGCGTGGAACGTGCAAAAACGGAAGTCCATGCCCGTCATATCGTCGTGAAAGACGAAAAGACCGCAAACGAAGTATTGTCGAAATTGAAAGATGGCGGAGATTTCGCTGAACTGGCGAAGGAATATTCCACTGAGCCAGTTGCAGAACAAACGGGCGGAGACCTCGGATGGTTCGGTCCTGGCAAAATGGTGCAGGAGTTTGAAGATGCGGCTTATTCCCTTAAAAAAGGTGAAATTAGCGAGCCTGTAAAGACAAGCTTCGGCTACCATATCATTGAATTGCTCGACACTCGTAAGACTGAAACCGAAAAAACAGAAGAAGAAATTACAGCGGAAATCGAGGACGGATTGAAACGCGTCCAATTCGAAGAGAAGCTTCAAGAACTGATTAAAGCTGCTGACGTCGACATTAAAGTCGATGAGTTCAAAAAAGCTTTGGATGCGTATTTACCAGCAAAAGCTGACACGGATAAGAAGTAA
- a CDS encoding YhzD family protein, with protein MRTYKLTAYEKTGKLITEETFTAENDESAKEKGHALLEEKNLLEQTHRLASPAGKLLLFHV; from the coding sequence TTGAGAACTTATAAATTAACAGCGTATGAAAAGACAGGAAAGTTAATTACGGAAGAAACGTTCACGGCAGAGAATGATGAATCGGCAAAAGAAAAAGGCCATGCTTTGCTCGAAGAAAAGAATCTTCTTGAACAAACGCATCGCCTTGCTTCGCCTGCTGGAAAGCTATTGTTGTTTCATGTTTGA
- a CDS encoding ABC transporter ATP-binding protein, protein MSLQLENVTKRFGEFTAVDHLNLTVEKGSMYGFLGANGAGKTTTFRMILGLLNANEGHITWNGKTISYATSPEIGYLPEERGLYPKMKVEDQLIFLGELRGMKKADAKKAIDYWLDRFEVSQNKNKKVEELSKGNQQKIQVIAALMHNPKLLILDEPFSGLDPVNVEMLKKAIIDFRNNGATILFSSHRMDHVEELCEKLSIIHHGKQIVNGSLRDVKRSFGRQNVRIRSDYDLKALDNVRGIISVAHSVEGAVFQIEEEAVANDLLAAALQAGPIRHFEIEEPSLQDIFIAKVGKEYA, encoded by the coding sequence ATGTCATTACAACTTGAAAACGTAACGAAGCGGTTCGGGGAATTCACCGCGGTGGATCACTTGAATCTGACTGTGGAGAAGGGTTCAATGTACGGTTTCCTAGGTGCAAATGGAGCGGGCAAAACGACTACGTTCCGAATGATTTTAGGATTATTGAACGCCAATGAAGGACATATCACATGGAACGGTAAGACAATTTCCTACGCAACGAGCCCTGAAATCGGCTATTTGCCGGAAGAACGGGGACTTTATCCGAAAATGAAAGTGGAAGATCAGCTCATTTTCCTCGGTGAGCTACGAGGGATGAAAAAGGCCGATGCCAAGAAGGCGATCGATTATTGGCTGGACCGTTTCGAAGTGTCGCAAAACAAGAACAAAAAAGTGGAGGAGTTGTCAAAAGGGAATCAGCAGAAGATCCAAGTCATCGCTGCACTCATGCACAATCCGAAGCTGCTCATCCTTGACGAACCGTTTTCCGGGCTCGATCCGGTGAACGTCGAAATGTTGAAGAAGGCAATTATCGATTTCAGGAATAACGGAGCAACAATCCTCTTCTCAAGCCACCGGATGGACCATGTAGAAGAGTTATGTGAGAAGTTAAGCATCATCCATCATGGCAAGCAAATCGTGAACGGTTCGCTGCGTGATGTGAAGCGGTCGTTTGGCAGACAAAATGTGCGCATCCGATCCGACTATGATTTGAAAGCACTCGACAACGTGCGAGGAATTATTTCCGTCGCTCATTCGGTGGAAGGGGCCGTCTTCCAAATTGAGGAGGAAGCGGTCGCGAACGACTTGCTGGCAGCAGCATTGCAAGCGGGGCCAATCCGTCATTTTGAGATTGAAGAGCCTTCCTTGCAAGACATTTTCATCGCAAAGGTGGGGAAAGAGTATGCGTGA
- a CDS encoding DNA repair exonuclease encodes MSTIRFIHTADLHLDSPFKGMTGLPPTRLNELRESTFTAFNRLIDYAVETSPDFLLIVGDIYDGEDRSLRAQRKFQEGMEKLHEAGIPVYITYGNHDHLSGNWTRFELPPNVHEFSGEVEEVSLTVRGLDVVLHGFSYPNRHVREEMISNYPVASDNYSFHIGLLHGSIAGNDTHAVYSPFTIGELQSKHYDYWALGHIHLRQQLSEDPPIVYPGNIQGRHRNESGEKGFYEVELSKSGAVLSFVRTSAVHFGKVQIPCVNIRHANEWLANCEEALLSFATENGPSVVDVEILNLDEETAAFFAQTAEDVWLDAIREVMDGKESFVWVQRLTSTVTLHNKENNALVDSVLGQVDSWSPEQWKQVLGDLYQHVRTARYLDPLTEEDIRDLRNEVERHLLNELPTELEVIR; translated from the coding sequence TTGTCTACAATCCGGTTTATACATACGGCAGATTTGCATCTCGATAGTCCGTTCAAAGGGATGACAGGACTACCGCCAACACGTTTGAATGAATTGCGGGAAAGCACATTCACCGCATTCAACCGATTAATTGACTATGCTGTGGAAACATCCCCGGACTTTCTATTAATTGTCGGGGATATATATGACGGCGAAGATCGAAGTTTGCGTGCCCAGCGGAAGTTCCAAGAAGGAATGGAAAAGCTGCATGAAGCGGGGATCCCCGTTTATATCACGTATGGGAACCATGATCATCTGAGTGGGAATTGGACCCGTTTCGAGCTGCCGCCAAACGTACACGAATTTTCAGGGGAAGTGGAAGAAGTGTCTTTGACGGTAAGGGGGCTGGACGTTGTGCTCCATGGCTTCAGTTATCCGAATAGGCATGTCCGGGAAGAAATGATCAGCAACTATCCCGTTGCTTCAGACAACTACTCCTTCCATATCGGATTGTTGCACGGCAGCATCGCAGGAAATGATACGCATGCGGTCTACTCGCCTTTCACGATCGGGGAGCTGCAGTCGAAGCATTATGATTACTGGGCGTTGGGCCATATCCATTTGCGTCAGCAATTATCGGAAGACCCACCTATCGTATATCCCGGGAATATCCAAGGACGTCACCGGAATGAATCTGGTGAAAAAGGGTTTTACGAAGTGGAGCTCAGTAAATCGGGTGCAGTCCTTTCATTCGTTCGGACATCTGCCGTTCATTTCGGGAAAGTTCAAATTCCGTGTGTAAATATTCGACATGCAAATGAATGGCTCGCTAATTGCGAAGAGGCACTTCTTTCATTCGCTACGGAAAATGGCCCATCGGTCGTCGATGTTGAAATCCTTAATCTCGATGAGGAGACGGCCGCTTTTTTTGCACAGACTGCCGAAGACGTCTGGCTGGACGCGATCCGGGAAGTGATGGATGGCAAGGAGTCGTTTGTATGGGTGCAACGCTTAACAAGCACAGTGACTCTTCATAATAAGGAGAACAATGCGCTTGTGGATTCCGTGCTTGGACAAGTCGACAGCTGGTCACCCGAACAGTGGAAGCAAGTACTAGGAGATCTTTACCAACATGTACGGACTGCCCGATACCTTGATCCGTTGACGGAAGAGGACATCCGCGATTTACGGAATGAAGTGGAGAGGCACTTATTGAATGAATTACCGACCGAGTTGGAGGTGATTCGGTGA
- a CDS encoding helix-turn-helix transcriptional regulator, translating into MNNLIKEMRTAMGWTQDDLAEKLEVSRQTIISLEKGRYNPSLILAFKIAKLFNCRIEDIFQPEEV; encoded by the coding sequence CTGAATAACTTGATTAAGGAAATGCGGACAGCAATGGGATGGACGCAGGATGATCTTGCGGAAAAGTTGGAAGTGTCGAGGCAGACGATCATCTCTCTAGAAAAAGGAAGATATAATCCATCGTTGATTTTGGCATTTAAAATTGCGAAGCTCTTTAATTGCCGTATTGAAGATATTTTTCAGCCGGAGGAGGTTTGA
- the yhaM gene encoding 3'-5' exoribonuclease YhaM codes for MKKLLEHQVGEPIDLYLLIKQSTKGITQQGSPFMTLILQDKSGDIEAKLWDTGEEQERLYAAATIVKVGGEVHEYRGKNQLRIKSIRPVKEEEGVTISDLVPSSAKSKEVLFEELLQYFFEMKNPHIQRITRHLLKKHQSAFLVYPAATRNHHDYVSGLLDHVVSMLKLGKAIAELYPSLNKDLLYAGIILHDVGKVIELSGPIGTQYTVEGNLLGHITIMVNEISKAADELDITGEEVMLLQHMVLSHHGKEEWGSPKRPMLMEAEILHYIDNIDAKMNMLDRAMSKTANGEFTERIFPLDNRSFYKPNIE; via the coding sequence ATGAAAAAATTATTGGAACATCAAGTCGGGGAGCCGATTGACCTATATTTACTCATTAAACAATCGACGAAAGGCATTACCCAACAGGGAAGCCCTTTTATGACACTCATTTTGCAAGATAAGAGTGGTGATATAGAGGCGAAGCTTTGGGATACGGGTGAAGAACAGGAGCGTCTGTATGCGGCCGCGACAATCGTCAAAGTCGGCGGAGAAGTGCATGAATACAGGGGTAAAAACCAGCTGCGCATTAAAAGCATCCGTCCTGTGAAAGAAGAGGAAGGTGTGACGATTTCAGATCTCGTCCCATCTTCAGCGAAAAGCAAGGAAGTGTTATTTGAAGAATTACTACAATATTTCTTCGAAATGAAAAATCCACATATCCAGCGGATTACGAGACATCTGTTGAAGAAACACCAATCAGCCTTCCTCGTTTATCCGGCTGCTACGAGAAACCATCACGACTATGTATCGGGGTTGCTCGACCATGTCGTGTCCATGCTGAAGCTCGGCAAGGCGATTGCCGAATTATATCCTTCATTGAATAAAGATCTGCTGTACGCTGGAATCATCTTGCATGACGTTGGAAAGGTCATAGAGTTGTCCGGCCCTATCGGAACGCAATATACAGTCGAAGGGAACTTGCTCGGTCATATTACGATTATGGTAAATGAAATATCGAAAGCTGCGGATGAACTCGATATTACTGGGGAAGAAGTGATGCTTCTTCAGCATATGGTGCTGTCCCACCATGGCAAAGAGGAGTGGGGAAGCCCGAAACGTCCGATGTTAATGGAAGCAGAGATTCTTCATTATATCGATAATATTGATGCGAAAATGAATATGCTCGACAGGGCGATGTCCAAAACGGCAAACGGTGAATTTACGGAAAGGATTTTCCCTCTTGATAACCGTTCGTTCTATAAACCCAATATAGAATAA
- the mgsA gene encoding methylglyoxal synthase, with translation MEVLHLNIALIAHDQKKDEMVNFTIAYKHVFSKYELYATGTTGKRIMKETGLHVNRMMSGPLGGDQQIGSMVATGKLDLIIFFRDPLTAQPHEPDVSALLRLCDVYGIPLATNIATAELLIAAVEKGYFSWRDTADKYRSKGLNPVED, from the coding sequence ATGGAGGTGCTTCACTTGAACATCGCACTTATTGCCCATGATCAGAAAAAAGATGAAATGGTGAATTTCACGATTGCGTACAAACATGTATTTTCAAAATACGAGCTCTATGCAACGGGTACAACTGGCAAACGGATCATGAAGGAGACAGGCCTTCACGTTAACCGAATGATGTCCGGACCGCTTGGCGGGGATCAGCAGATCGGATCGATGGTCGCTACAGGAAAGTTGGACTTGATCATCTTCTTCCGCGACCCGTTGACAGCCCAACCTCATGAACCTGACGTCAGTGCGTTGCTGCGTCTTTGTGATGTATATGGAATACCGCTCGCGACAAATATCGCGACTGCAGAGTTATTGATTGCAGCAGTTGAAAAAGGATATTTCTCTTGGCGGGACACTGCGGATAAATACAGATCAAAAGGACTTAATCCTGTAGAGGATTAA